A region of the Burkholderia savannae genome:
GCTCGCCGTGCAGTTCGGCTGGCGGCCGGCGTTCTGGATCGTCTGCGTGATCGGCCTCGCGTGGGTGCTCGTGTGGGTCGCGACCACGTCGGACCGGCCCGCGGCGGGTTCGGCTTCGTCCGCGGCGGGGCTTGCCGGCGCCGGCGGTGCAGTATCCGCGGCCGCGCCGCGTGCGGCCGCGGGCGGCGTCGATGCGCCGTTGCTTCGGCATTATCTGAAGCAGCCGCGCATCCTCGCGACGGGCGTCGCGTTCTTCGGCTACAACTACGTGCTGTTCTTCTTCCTGAGCTGGTTTCCGAGCTATCTCGTGCAGGCGCATCACCTGAATATCCGTGAGATGAGCGTGGCGACGGTCGTGCCGTGGCTTGTCGGCACCGTCGGCCTTGCGTGCGGCGGCTTCGTTTCGGATGTGATCTACAAGCTCACCGGCAACGCGATGCTGTCGCGCCGGATCGTGCTCGTCACCTGCCTGCTCGGCGCGGGGATCTGCGTCGCGATCGCGGGCGCGGTGCGCTCGACGCAGGGCGCGATCGCGCTGATGTCCGTGTCGCTCTTCTTCCTCTACGTGACGGGGGCGATCTACTGGGCGATCGTGCAGGACGTCGTCGCGCCCGAGCGCGTCGGCGCGGTCAGCGGCTGCCTGCATTGCATGGGGAGCCTGTCGGGCGTCGTCGGGCCGGCCGTCACCGGGTTCATCGTCGAGCGCAGCGGCTCGTTCGCGTCCGCGTTCGTGCTCGCCGGCGCTATCGCGCTGGTCGGCGCGGTGCTGTCCGCGCTCTTCCTGCGCAACCGTCCGTGCGACGCGCGCGTGTTGCGCGAAAGTCCGATTCTGTAAGGGTGGTTTGTGGTTTGCGGCGCGCGATCCGTGGTCCGTGGTCCGTGGTCCGCTGGCATTCGATTCATGCTGGCGGCAGACGGCAGACGGCAGATGGCAGAGGGCAAACGGCACATGACACGCGTGGCGCGGGCAGGGCCGGATCGGCAGGCGATCGGCGCGACTTCATCGCGCCGTACTACAATAGCCCGCCATTCGCCATCCTCGATCCGACCGCGGCCCGGCAGCGCCGCGCGCCATGCTTGCAGAACAACGTCATCGCTACATCCTGTCCGAACTCGGCCGCACGGGCGCGGTGTCGGTCGCGCAGCTCGTGAACGCGCTCGCCGTGTCGCGCGAGACGATCCGCCGCGACCTGAACGCGCTCGCCGCGCGCGGCCTCGTGATCACGACGCACGGCGGCGCGCTCGCGGCCGATCGGCATGAGCCGAGCGTGTCCGAGCGCGACGCGTCGCACGCGGACGCGAAGCGTGCGATCGGCCGGCGTGCGGCCGAATTCGTGCCCGACGGCGCGTCGGTGCTGCTCGACTCGGGCAGCACGGTCTACGCGGTCGCGCTCGCGCTCGTCGACCGCCACCGGCTGGCCATCTACACGAACGACTGGCGAATCGTCGGCGTGCTCGGCCGCCGCAACGGCAACCGCGTGACGCTCCTCGGCGGCGAGCTGTCCGAAGACGAGGACGCGACGTTCGGCCTCGACACGATCCAGCAGCTCGCGCAATACCACGTCGACTTCGCGTTCGTCGGCGCGGGCGGAATCACGCCCGACGGCACGCTCACCGATTACTCGCGCGTCGTGGCCGAGGTGCGCGGGCGGATGCTCGCGGCGGCGGCCGCGCCGATCGTGGTGGCCGATCACTCGAAGTTCGGGCGCGTGACGCCCGTGCGGATCAACGGCTCGGACGCCGCGCGCTTTCTCGTGACCGAGCGCGCGCCGGACAAGGCGACGCGGCGGGCGTTGACGTCGCGGGGGATCGAGCTCGTCGTCTGCGGTTGAGCGCCGGGGTGTCGAGCGAGCGTCGCGAGCGTGCGAGATTCCGGCGCGACGTGCGCCGAACTTCTCTCAGTCCATCGAAGCGCGGCAACGCGATGCAGCGTGGGCGGGTGCCGAGGACGATCGGTTTTCGTCGCGTGCGGATGAGCGCGGGGGTATCGAGGGAGTGTCGCGAGCGTGCGAGATTCCGGCACGGCGTGCGCCGAACTTCTCTCAATCCATCGAAGCGCGGCAACGCGATGCAGCGTGGGCGGGTGCCGAGGATGTTCGATTTTGTCGTTCGCGGGCGAGCGCCGGTGCGTCGGGCGAGCGTCTCGACCATGCGACGCATGCCTTGTTTCGTAAATCGCGCGCTGCGGGACGCCGTTGCGCCTCGCGTCGCTCCGTCTCGATCGCCCGATTTCGTCCGCCCGCCGCCTACCACGCTCGCCGCGCGGCCGTCCGCCGCGCCAAAGCCAAAGCCAAAGCCAAAGCCAAAGCCAAAGCCGAAACGACACGGAAACTTCATCGGAACGTCACACGCACGGCAAGCGCGCGTTGAACACTCATCGCTTCGACTTTGAAAGGCGATGAGCCGAGGAGGGCGGCGATGTCCGTCAGCGTGCGCAGCTATCTTTCCCCGACGTTGGTCCTGCTGGCCTTCGACTGGCCCGACGCGCGGCGTCGCGACGATTTTCTCGGCTTCGCGATCAAACGCACGCCCGGCTTCTGGACGGCGGACGGCAAGACGCGCGCCGCGACGAGCTGGCTGCCGAACCGGCTGACGTTCGACGGCCCCGCGGCCGACACGCAAGGCGACGCGCCGACCGACCAGGCGCCGATCCAGAAATTCATGTGGTGGGACGCGCGGATCGATCCGCCGGATCGCGGCCTGACGTTTCGCTACGACGTCTATCCGGTCGTCGGCACGCCCGCGTCGCTGCGCGTGCTCGAAGCCGAAGCGGGCGTGTGCAGCGTCACGCTGCCCGCGCACGTCGAGGACGGCGTCGGCACGTGGTTCAACCGCGCGGTGGTGAGCTCGCAGGCGTTCGCGAGGCAGGTCCGCGCGCTCGATCTCGCGGCCGGCGGCGCACCGTCGCCCGACGCGGCGCGGCGTTTGCGCGCGTGGCTCGCGAACGATCTGCAGGAAACCTTCGGCCTGATGCTCGGCGGCGCTGCGCGGCGCGCCGTGTCGGCCGTCTATCACCTGACCGATCCGTTGTGGGCGATTCCCGCATTCGACGCGTTCGGCCGCGCGCACGGCGCGGATGCGCTCGCGATCGTCTACGACGCGCACGAGACGAAGCGCGGCCGCGGCGAGGCGCCGCTGCCTTCGCCGAACCAGCCGGCCGTCGAGCAGTTGACGGGCCTCGCGATGCTCGCGCCGCGCGACAAGACGCGGATCATGCACGACAAATTCATCGTCGCGGGCGACGAATCCGGGCCCGCGCGCGTGCTGACCGGTTCGGCGAACTTCACGACGGAAGGCATCACCGAGCAGGCGAACGTGCTGCACACGTTCGAATCGGCGGCGCTCGCCGAGCTGTACGACGCCCGCGCGCATGCGCTCGCGTCGAATCCGGGCATTGCCGAGACGGCCCGGCTCGCGCCCGGCTGGTCGGAGCCGGTCGCAGTCGGCTCGGCGCGCGTGCGCGTGTCGTTCTCGCCGGAGCCGCGCGGCGCGCGCACGCAGATCGACACGATCGTCGACGCGATTCGCGGCGCGCAGCATTCGGTCGCGTTCTGCCTTTTCATGCCGACCGACGCCGCGCTGCGCGACGCGTGCTTCGCGGCGGGCGACCGCGGGCTGATGATGTTCGGGCTCGTCAACGCGATCAGCGCGCGCGGCGCGCAGCAGGCGGACGCGGACCAGCGCGACGGCAAGACACTCGATGCGGCGCGCCTCGCGAACCTCGAGCTGTATCACCGCAGCCGGTCGAATCGCGACGTGATCGACGCCGCGTACTTCTCGCCCGCGACGGTGCCGGACGGCTTCGAGCCGGAGCTGCGGCTCTTTCCGGGCGAGGCGCCGCCCGCCTATCCGCCCGTCGTCGTTCACCACAAGTTCATCGTGATCGATGCGGAGGGGGCCAATCCGATCGTCTACAGCGGCTCGGCGAACATGAGCGCGAACTCCGAGCACTACAACGACGAGAACCTGCTCGAGATTCGCGATGCGCGCGTCGCGGCGATCTACCTCGCGGAATTTCTGCGACTGTACGAGCACTATCGTGCGCGCGCGCTGGCGATCGCTTCGCGCGGCGAATCGGGCTCGGGAGCGGATGCGGGCGCGCGCGGCAAGCTCGCGTTGCAGCCCGATTCGCGGTGGGCGAAAAAGTATTTCGTCGCGGGCAGCCCCGAGGAGAAGGCGCGGATCGCGTTGGCGTCGCCGGCTACCGCGCGCTGACGGGCGGCGGGGCGCTGCGCTTGTATTTCACGGATCGCGTCGGCGTCGCGCGCGTTCTATCGCGACGGCGATTGCATTCCGGCCGGTTTGGCGCGCAGGCGCACAAGGATTTTCTTGGCGGGCCGGCGGCGCTGGACACGTGCGGTCAGCCCGTGCGTCGACGCCGGCTCGTGCGGCGAGCGCCGTCGCAACGCGGTGCGCAAAGCCGGTGGTCGCCGGCTGGGGGATCGGCAGGAAGGCCGCGGCGCGGATCGCGCTTCGCGCGACGCATGTTGTCATGCGGCCGCGATCGGCCCGCGACCGCGCGGTCGACGATGCAGCGGCCGCTCGGCTCGGCGACGTGCGGCGATCAGCGCGCGACGTAACGCAGCACCGTCTCGGCGATCATCGCGCGATGCCGCGCGCGCAGCCGCGGCGACGACGGGTCGCGGCCGAACGCGGTGCCGAACGTATAGCGGTTCGCGACGCGATGAAAGCAGAACGAGCTGATCAGCAAGTGCAGATCGAACGGATCGAC
Encoded here:
- a CDS encoding DeoR/GlpR family DNA-binding transcription regulator — encoded protein: MLAEQRHRYILSELGRTGAVSVAQLVNALAVSRETIRRDLNALAARGLVITTHGGALAADRHEPSVSERDASHADAKRAIGRRAAEFVPDGASVLLDSGSTVYAVALALVDRHRLAIYTNDWRIVGVLGRRNGNRVTLLGGELSEDEDATFGLDTIQQLAQYHVDFAFVGAGGITPDGTLTDYSRVVAEVRGRMLAAAAAPIVVADHSKFGRVTPVRINGSDAARFLVTERAPDKATRRALTSRGIELVVCG
- a CDS encoding MFS transporter, with protein sequence MNQRTMGWITVLLLFIVYGINYLDRVALSIVAPMVQKDLGIDAAQMGIVFSTFFVGYALFNFVGGLASDRLGPKLVYVLAVGLWSIFCGMTAITVGFVSLLIVRLLFGMAEGPLCSAANKMVNNWLPRESAATAMGLLSAGSPLGGAIAGPIVGMLAVQFGWRPAFWIVCVIGLAWVLVWVATTSDRPAAGSASSAAGLAGAGGAVSAAAPRAAAGGVDAPLLRHYLKQPRILATGVAFFGYNYVLFFFLSWFPSYLVQAHHLNIREMSVATVVPWLVGTVGLACGGFVSDVIYKLTGNAMLSRRIVLVTCLLGAGICVAIAGAVRSTQGAIALMSVSLFFLYVTGAIYWAIVQDVVAPERVGAVSGCLHCMGSLSGVVGPAVTGFIVERSGSFASAFVLAGAIALVGAVLSALFLRNRPCDARVLRESPIL
- a CDS encoding phospholipase D-like domain-containing protein — protein: MSVSVRSYLSPTLVLLAFDWPDARRRDDFLGFAIKRTPGFWTADGKTRAATSWLPNRLTFDGPAADTQGDAPTDQAPIQKFMWWDARIDPPDRGLTFRYDVYPVVGTPASLRVLEAEAGVCSVTLPAHVEDGVGTWFNRAVVSSQAFARQVRALDLAAGGAPSPDAARRLRAWLANDLQETFGLMLGGAARRAVSAVYHLTDPLWAIPAFDAFGRAHGADALAIVYDAHETKRGRGEAPLPSPNQPAVEQLTGLAMLAPRDKTRIMHDKFIVAGDESGPARVLTGSANFTTEGITEQANVLHTFESAALAELYDARAHALASNPGIAETARLAPGWSEPVAVGSARVRVSFSPEPRGARTQIDTIVDAIRGAQHSVAFCLFMPTDAALRDACFAAGDRGLMMFGLVNAISARGAQQADADQRDGKTLDAARLANLELYHRSRSNRDVIDAAYFSPATVPDGFEPELRLFPGEAPPAYPPVVVHHKFIVIDAEGANPIVYSGSANMSANSEHYNDENLLEIRDARVAAIYLAEFLRLYEHYRARALAIASRGESGSGADAGARGKLALQPDSRWAKKYFVAGSPEEKARIALASPATAR